In Drosophila simulans strain w501 chromosome 3R, Prin_Dsim_3.1, whole genome shotgun sequence, a single window of DNA contains:
- the LOC6728949 gene encoding THO complex subunit 3 — MSRTEQTLEDLKSYLRSHSKIREQRSHMSKVHSVCWNADGRYLASGSFDKTVVVYSLERDRFLKGNTYRGHTASVDQLCWHRTNPDQFATASGDKTVRIWDIRVGKCVSVTNTKGENINIAWSPDGKTIAVGNKEDLITFIDTRTNKIRVEEPFSFEVNEISWNNTNDLFFLTNGLGCMHILSYPSLEHQMTLKAHPANCICIEFGPTGKYFATGSADAQVSLWDANELACLRMISRLEWPVRTISFSHDERMIALASEDLIIDIAFTETGERVTDIHVDASTFTVAWHPKQYLLAYACDEKDNDRRRDAGNVKIYGFSE; from the exons atGAGTCGCACGGAGCAGACACTCGAAGACCTGAAGTCGTACTTGCGGAGTCACAGCAAAATCCGCGAGCAGCGGTCGCACATGTCCAAG GTTCACTCGGTCTGCTGGAACGCCGATGGTCGCTACCTGGCCTCCGGAAGCTTCGACAAGACGGTGGTGGTCTACTCGCTGGAGCGGGACCGCTTCTTGAAGGGCAACACATACCGGGGACACACTGCGTCCGTGGACCAGCTGTGTTGGCATCGCACCAATCCCGACCAGTTTGCCACCGCCAGCGGAGACAAGACCGTGCGCATCTGGGACATACGGGTCGGAAAATGCGTATCGGTGACGAACACCAAGGGGGAGAATATCAACATTGCCTGGTCGCCCGATGGCAAAACGATCGCCGTGGGCAACAAGGAGGACCTGATCACCTTCATCGACACGCGCACGAACAAGATTCGCGTGGAGGAGCCGTTCAGCTTCGAGGTCAACGAGATCTCGTGGAACAACACCAACGACCTGTTCTTCCTAACCAACGGACTCGGCTGCATGCACATCCTCAGCTACCCCAGTCTGGAGCACCAGATGACCCTGAAGGCCCATCCCGccaactgcatctgcatcgaGTTCGGACCCACAG GTAAATACTTTGCCACTGGCTCGGCGGACGCGCAAGTCTCCTTGTGGGATGCCAACGAGCTGGCCTGCCTGCGCATGATCAGCCGCCTGGAGTGGCCCGTCCGCACCATATCGTTCAGCCACGACGAGCGAATGATTGCCTTGGCCAGCGAGGACCTCATCATCGACATTGCCTTCACGGAGACGGGCGAGCGGGTCACCGACATCCACGTGGACGCCTCCACGTTCACGGTGGCCTGGCATCCGAAGCAGTACCTGCTGGCCTACGCCTGCGATGAGAAGGACAACGATCGGCGACGCGACGCTGGCAACGTAAAGATATATGGCTTTTCGGAATAA